A part of Chitinivorax sp. B genomic DNA contains:
- a CDS encoding polysaccharide deacetylase, producing MLDAFFTIDVEIWCNGWNNLQEKFPSAYRKYIHGSTAAGNYGLPYQLKVLNDYNLAGVFFIEPLFSACFGTQPLTEIVGMVEAARQEVQLHLHTEWVDEACSPLLPNVIGKRQHMRYFSREEQALLIKVGTDMLHDAGAHGVNAFRAGSFGMNSDTLLALADNRFKFDTSYNASLLGPDSGVMPGQLMTEPAQFGSVHEYPIMVFKDGINSLRHVQLTACSFDEIEGLMWQALEQHRTSFVILSHGFELLNMAKDRADPIAVKRFHKLCAFLDRNRDCFRTVGFKNLIPQHIEHQPEPLASPLYRTGLRMMQQAYRRAYQ from the coding sequence TTGCTTGATGCTTTTTTCACTATTGATGTCGAAATATGGTGCAATGGCTGGAACAATCTTCAGGAAAAGTTCCCATCAGCTTATCGCAAGTACATCCATGGCTCGACAGCGGCAGGAAATTACGGATTACCCTATCAACTTAAGGTATTGAACGACTACAACTTAGCCGGCGTGTTCTTTATTGAACCGCTCTTTTCTGCCTGTTTTGGCACTCAACCGTTGACGGAGATCGTCGGAATGGTTGAAGCAGCTCGCCAGGAGGTGCAGCTTCACCTTCATACCGAGTGGGTAGACGAGGCATGCTCTCCGCTGCTGCCCAACGTCATTGGAAAACGACAACATATGCGGTATTTCTCGCGAGAAGAGCAGGCACTGCTGATCAAAGTGGGAACAGACATGTTGCATGATGCGGGCGCCCACGGGGTCAATGCGTTTCGCGCAGGTAGCTTTGGAATGAATAGCGATACGCTTTTGGCTCTGGCTGACAATCGATTCAAGTTTGACACCAGCTACAATGCCTCACTGCTCGGCCCGGATAGCGGTGTGATGCCTGGGCAGCTGATGACTGAGCCAGCTCAATTTGGCAGTGTCCATGAATATCCAATCATGGTATTTAAAGATGGCATCAATTCGCTACGTCATGTTCAGCTCACAGCCTGTTCATTTGATGAAATTGAAGGCCTCATGTGGCAGGCGCTCGAACAACATCGGACTTCGTTTGTCATTCTATCTCATGGCTTTGAGCTATTGAATATGGCGAAGGATCGCGCTGACCCCATCGCAGTGAAACGCTTTCACAAACTGTGCGCTTTTCTCGACCGGAATCGTGACTGCTTTCGTACGGTCGGCTTCAAAAACCTCATTCCGCAGCATATCGAACATCAACCCGAGCCCCTTGCCTCACCCCTCTATCGCACGGGCCTCCGCATGATGCAACAAGCGTACCGAAGGGCATATCAATGA
- a CDS encoding CopD family protein has protein sequence MPLDPLLRFLHLTSVTVWVGGMFFAYLCLRPVAVELFEPPQRLRMWQQVFARFFYWVWIAVMLIPISGLIMLGRAGFLAAPLHWYLMMGSGLVMIAIFIHVVTGPYHMLKRAVAVENWQAGGTALGRIRRLVGLNLSLGMVTIALATLGRLLT, from the coding sequence ATGCCCTTGGATCCCTTGCTACGCTTTTTACACTTGACCAGCGTGACTGTCTGGGTGGGTGGTATGTTCTTCGCCTACCTCTGCCTTCGACCAGTCGCCGTCGAGCTATTTGAACCGCCACAACGATTACGTATGTGGCAGCAGGTTTTCGCACGGTTTTTCTACTGGGTCTGGATTGCTGTCATGCTGATTCCGATCAGCGGGCTCATCATGCTGGGCCGTGCCGGTTTCCTGGCCGCACCGTTGCACTGGTATCTAATGATGGGTAGTGGGCTGGTCATGATCGCCATTTTCATCCATGTGGTCACGGGCCCCTATCACATGCTGAAACGGGCAGTGGCGGTTGAAAACTGGCAAGCAGGTGGCACCGCACTGGGTCGTATCCGGCGTCTGGTTGGTTTGAACCTCTCACTTGGCATGGTGACAATCGCGTTGGCGACGCTGGGTCGACTGCTTACCTGA
- a CDS encoding DUF2325 domain-containing protein has protein sequence MKALIVGADVLGRIPDVLAAHDIEIIGHVTGRNRSQQRKIGSLPIQAEMVVLFTDFLGHNVMRRYRDLAEAGNIPFIACKRSVCALKQVLENRQTM, from the coding sequence ATGAAAGCACTGATTGTGGGCGCAGATGTGCTGGGAAGAATTCCCGATGTATTGGCGGCACATGATATCGAGATCATTGGCCATGTGACCGGGCGAAATCGCTCGCAGCAGCGAAAAATAGGCAGTTTGCCGATTCAAGCTGAAATGGTGGTGCTATTCACCGACTTTTTGGGACACAACGTCATGCGCCGTTATCGCGACCTGGCCGAGGCAGGCAACATTCCTTTCATTGCCTGCAAGCGATCGGTCTGTGCACTGAAACAGGTATTGGAAAACCGTCAAACGATGTGA
- a CDS encoding alpha/beta hydrolase, whose translation MKSSPPEDLSYSPCIQPIRESLTIRGLQHQFWHWGDPHAPLLVMLHGWMDSGISFQFLVDALQPVWHVVAPDWRGFGGSDWNHGSYWFPDYVADLDAMLQALSPDRPVMLVGHSMGGIVACLYAGLRPDRVTKLVSLEGFGLPATEPQQAVQRMRNWLDEQRDLPTFGEYAGDVIVARLMRNNPRLSRGKAEFLARHLTQGAGEGNFTYLADPSHKMVNPVLYRLEEAKAIWREVTATTLWLASDSDWLPNWLKETPEQFQQRMDCFRDFRYQQIPDSGHMLHQDQPLAVALALDTFFTHS comes from the coding sequence ATGAAATCATCTCCGCCTGAAGACCTGAGCTATTCGCCATGTATTCAGCCTATCCGCGAATCACTGACGATTCGTGGGCTGCAACATCAATTCTGGCACTGGGGCGATCCGCATGCCCCGTTGCTGGTGATGCTTCATGGCTGGATGGATAGCGGCATTTCCTTTCAGTTCCTGGTAGATGCGCTGCAACCAGTGTGGCATGTTGTCGCCCCAGATTGGCGAGGTTTTGGCGGTAGCGACTGGAACCATGGCAGCTATTGGTTTCCGGATTATGTCGCCGACCTGGATGCAATGCTACAAGCCTTATCGCCAGACCGGCCTGTCATGCTGGTAGGCCACAGCATGGGGGGAATAGTTGCCTGCCTGTATGCCGGCCTGCGTCCGGATCGAGTCACAAAACTGGTTTCGCTTGAAGGTTTTGGCCTACCTGCCACCGAGCCACAACAGGCGGTGCAACGCATGCGCAACTGGCTGGATGAGCAACGTGATCTACCTACCTTCGGTGAGTATGCTGGCGATGTCATCGTCGCAAGGTTGATGCGTAACAATCCCCGGCTCAGTCGTGGCAAGGCCGAGTTTCTCGCTCGACATCTGACACAAGGCGCCGGTGAAGGCAATTTCACCTACCTTGCCGACCCCAGCCATAAAATGGTCAACCCGGTGCTTTATCGTCTGGAAGAAGCCAAGGCCATCTGGAGAGAAGTCACCGCCACGACATTATGGCTGGCCAGCGACAGCGACTGGCTGCCTAACTGGCTGAAGGAAACACCGGAACAGTTCCAGCAACGCATGGATTGCTTCCGTGATTTTCGGTATCAACAAATACCGGATAGCGGCCACATGTTGCATCAGGACCAGCCCCTTGCCGTTGCCCTGGCACTTGACACCTTTTTTACACACAGCTGA
- a CDS encoding ACT domain-containing protein, with the protein MSVFLVLTVIGDDKPGLVEQLSVTISRHQGNWLESSMSHLAGKFAGILKVSIPSNQADALKAALGNLSQLKVIAETSVDATPKQFNRKLTLNLVGNDRIGIVREVSQVLAKHTVNVEKLTTFTSSAPMSGDVLFHAKAELEADASLDAPALQRELEQLSNDLIVDITLDEIISA; encoded by the coding sequence ATGTCTGTGTTTCTGGTATTGACTGTCATCGGTGATGACAAACCTGGTCTGGTCGAACAGCTTTCCGTTACGATCAGTCGCCATCAAGGCAACTGGCTGGAATCGTCCATGTCACATCTGGCGGGTAAATTCGCCGGCATCCTCAAGGTCAGCATTCCCAGCAATCAGGCCGACGCACTGAAAGCAGCGCTTGGCAATCTGTCCCAGCTCAAGGTCATTGCAGAGACGTCGGTTGACGCCACACCCAAACAGTTCAATCGCAAATTGACACTGAATCTGGTAGGGAATGATCGCATCGGTATTGTCCGGGAAGTATCGCAAGTACTGGCCAAGCACACGGTGAATGTGGAAAAACTCACCACCTTTACCAGTAGTGCGCCAATGTCCGGCGATGTGTTGTTTCATGCCAAAGCCGAATTGGAAGCTGACGCCAGCCTGGATGCCCCTGCCCTGCAGCGCGAGCTTGAACAATTGTCCAATGACCTGATCGTTGATATTACGCTTGATGAAATCATCTCCGCCTGA
- the gcvP gene encoding aminomethyl-transferring glycine dehydrogenase: MTHSLTQLEHHEEFIGRHIGSETADLDAMLKDIGASSLDDLVSQTVPAAIRLPHELPLDAPQTEYDALAALKAVASKNKVQRSFIGMGYYDVIIPKVILRNVLENPGWYTAYTPYQAEIAQGRLEALLNYQQMVIDLTGMELANASLLDEATAAAEAMAMARRVGKAKSNAFFVDVDCFPQTIDVVKTRAAFFGFELVFGKAQDAALHDVFGALLQYPNQQGELADLPAIVSALKAKGVITAVATDLMALLLLKSPGEIGADIALGSAQRFGVPMGFGGPHAAFFATRDEHKRSVPGRIIGVSIDARGKKALRMALQTREQHIRREKANSNICTSQVLLANIASFYAVYHGPQGLKRIATRIHRLAAIFAEGLKQTHLVVLNNSFFDTIHIELGSHAGDVYQAALAAGYNLRRVSPTVLGVSFDEKSSRADVEALWQAFGANGHSVDTIDGLLADGNGIPASLGRESAYLTHPVFNRYHTEHEMLRYIKRLENKDLALNHSMISLGSCTMKLNATSEMIPVTWSEFGDIHPFAPLDQAQGYLEMINGLDGYLRAITGFDAICMQPNSGAQGEYAGLVAIQRYHASRGEGHRNVCLIPKSAHGTNPATAQMASLEVVVVNCDDNGNVDVTDLKAKAELHSKHLSCLMITYPSTHGVFEEAIKEICEIVHGHGGQVYMDGANLNAQVGLTQPALIGADVSHMNLHKTFCIPHGGGGPGMGPIGLKAHLAPFASNHAVQPVEGPNQGQSAVSAAPFGSASILPISYMYIAMMGAKGLKMATQVALLNANYVATKLAPYFPVLYTGSKGRVAHECIIDIRPIKAACGISEVDIAKRLMDYGFHAPTMSFPVAGTIMIEPTESESKAELDRFIEALIAIRQEISKVEAGEWPADSNPLKHAPHTQSDVIGTDWGRPYSQETAVFPLAWVRDNKFWPSVNRIDDVYGDRNLFCACVPMDEYAQ; encoded by the coding sequence ATGACGCACTCGCTTACCCAACTTGAACACCACGAAGAATTCATCGGTCGCCATATTGGCTCGGAAACCGCCGACCTCGATGCCATGCTGAAAGATATCGGCGCCAGTTCGCTGGACGATCTGGTCAGCCAGACTGTCCCTGCCGCCATTCGACTGCCGCATGAACTACCACTGGACGCACCACAAACCGAGTACGACGCCCTGGCCGCCCTGAAAGCAGTTGCCAGTAAAAACAAAGTCCAACGCTCGTTTATTGGCATGGGCTATTACGATGTGATCATCCCGAAGGTCATTCTGCGCAATGTGCTGGAGAACCCCGGCTGGTATACCGCGTACACCCCTTATCAAGCCGAGATCGCCCAAGGTCGCCTGGAAGCATTGCTGAATTATCAGCAAATGGTCATCGACCTGACCGGCATGGAACTGGCCAACGCCTCGTTGTTGGATGAAGCCACTGCCGCGGCGGAAGCCATGGCCATGGCTCGCCGTGTCGGCAAAGCCAAGAGCAATGCTTTCTTCGTTGATGTAGATTGCTTCCCACAGACCATTGACGTAGTCAAGACCCGCGCTGCGTTCTTTGGCTTTGAACTGGTGTTCGGCAAAGCGCAAGATGCCGCATTGCATGATGTCTTTGGCGCACTCTTGCAATACCCGAACCAGCAAGGTGAACTGGCCGACCTTCCAGCCATCGTTAGCGCGCTGAAAGCCAAAGGTGTGATCACCGCCGTAGCAACTGACCTGATGGCACTGTTGTTGCTCAAATCTCCCGGTGAAATAGGTGCAGATATTGCCCTTGGCTCAGCTCAGCGCTTTGGTGTTCCTATGGGTTTCGGTGGCCCGCATGCTGCCTTCTTTGCAACCAGGGACGAGCATAAACGTTCGGTACCGGGCCGTATCATCGGTGTATCGATCGACGCGCGGGGCAAAAAAGCGCTACGTATGGCGTTGCAAACACGTGAGCAGCATATCCGCCGAGAAAAGGCCAATTCCAACATTTGCACTTCGCAAGTGTTGCTGGCCAATATTGCATCGTTCTATGCTGTCTACCACGGTCCGCAAGGCCTGAAAAGGATTGCAACCCGCATTCACCGTCTGGCCGCCATTTTTGCCGAAGGCTTGAAACAAACCCACTTGGTGGTGCTGAACAACAGCTTCTTCGACACCATTCATATTGAGCTGGGTTCGCATGCTGGCGATGTCTACCAAGCCGCCTTGGCTGCGGGTTACAACCTGCGCCGCGTCAGCCCCACCGTGTTGGGCGTATCGTTTGACGAGAAATCCAGTCGTGCTGATGTGGAAGCCTTGTGGCAAGCCTTTGGTGCCAATGGCCATTCGGTCGATACTATTGATGGTCTGCTGGCAGATGGCAATGGCATTCCGGCAAGCCTAGGGCGCGAGTCGGCTTACCTGACGCATCCAGTATTCAATCGCTACCACACCGAACACGAGATGCTGCGCTATATCAAGCGCCTGGAAAACAAGGATCTGGCGCTGAATCATTCGATGATCAGCTTGGGTTCCTGCACCATGAAACTGAACGCGACCAGCGAGATGATCCCAGTCACCTGGTCCGAATTTGGCGACATTCACCCGTTTGCGCCGCTGGATCAAGCCCAGGGTTATCTGGAAATGATCAACGGCCTGGATGGCTATCTGCGCGCGATCACTGGCTTTGACGCCATCTGCATGCAACCTAACTCCGGCGCGCAGGGTGAGTATGCAGGCCTGGTTGCCATCCAGCGCTACCACGCATCACGCGGTGAAGGCCACCGTAATGTATGCCTGATCCCGAAGTCTGCCCATGGCACCAACCCAGCTACCGCACAAATGGCCAGCCTCGAAGTAGTAGTGGTGAACTGCGATGACAATGGCAATGTCGATGTCACCGATCTGAAAGCCAAGGCAGAGCTGCATTCCAAACACCTCAGCTGCCTGATGATCACTTACCCGTCTACCCATGGCGTATTTGAAGAAGCAATCAAGGAAATCTGCGAGATCGTGCATGGTCATGGCGGCCAGGTCTACATGGACGGTGCCAACCTAAATGCCCAGGTCGGTTTGACCCAACCGGCGCTGATTGGTGCCGATGTGTCACACATGAACCTGCACAAAACTTTCTGCATTCCACATGGCGGTGGCGGCCCCGGCATGGGCCCAATTGGCCTGAAGGCCCATCTGGCGCCTTTTGCCAGCAACCATGCCGTACAGCCGGTCGAAGGCCCTAATCAGGGACAGAGTGCCGTGTCTGCAGCGCCATTCGGCTCAGCCTCCATTTTGCCGATCTCTTACATGTACATTGCGATGATGGGCGCCAAAGGCCTGAAGATGGCCACCCAAGTTGCGTTGCTGAATGCCAATTACGTGGCTACCAAGCTGGCACCCTATTTCCCGGTGTTGTATACCGGCAGCAAGGGCCGTGTAGCGCACGAATGCATCATCGACATTCGCCCGATCAAGGCTGCATGCGGCATCAGTGAGGTGGATATCGCCAAGCGCCTGATGGACTACGGCTTCCATGCCCCGACCATGTCCTTCCCGGTGGCAGGTACCATCATGATTGAACCGACCGAATCGGAATCGAAGGCCGAGCTGGATCGTTTCATTGAGGCATTGATTGCCATCCGTCAGGAAATCAGCAAAGTGGAAGCTGGTGAATGGCCTGCTGATAGCAACCCGCTCAAGCATGCGCCACACACACAAAGCGATGTGATTGGCACCGATTGGGGCCGTCCATACAGTCAGGAAACTGCTGTATTCCCACTGGCCTGGGTGCGTGACAACAAGTTCTGGCCAAGTGTGAATCGTATCGATGATGTATATGGCGACCGCAACCTGTTCTGCGCATGCGTCCCGATGGACGAGTACGCCCAGTAA
- the gcvH gene encoding glycine cleavage system protein GcvH encodes MMSTIPAELKYVESHEWLRQEADGTVTVGITHHAQELLGDVVFVELPKVGSVLDKDGQAGVVESVKAASDVYCPIAGEVVAINEELEASPELANTDPYSDGWFFKIKPMNLADLDGCMNAAAYAKEIGA; translated from the coding sequence ATCATGAGCACGATCCCCGCCGAACTGAAGTATGTTGAATCCCACGAGTGGTTGCGCCAAGAAGCGGATGGTACCGTTACCGTCGGCATCACCCACCACGCTCAGGAACTGCTGGGCGATGTCGTATTTGTCGAATTGCCAAAAGTAGGTTCAGTGCTGGATAAGGATGGCCAGGCCGGCGTCGTGGAATCGGTCAAGGCCGCATCTGACGTGTACTGTCCGATTGCCGGTGAAGTCGTGGCTATCAACGAGGAACTCGAGGCCAGCCCTGAACTCGCCAATACCGATCCGTACAGTGACGGTTGGTTCTTCAAGATCAAACCGATGAATCTGGCTGACCTGGATGGCTGCATGAATGCGGCCGCCTATGCCAAGGAAATTGGTGCCTAA
- the gcvT gene encoding glycine cleavage system aminomethyltransferase GcvT: MTNAPQRTPLFQSHVDCGAKMVDFAGWEMPIHYGSQLKEHEAVRTDAGMFDVSHMTVVDVTGSGAKTYLQRLIANDVAKLGFVGKALYSGMLNEQGGVIDDLIVYLTASGYRVVVNAATRDKDLAWMVKQTAGFDVTLTERPELAMVAVQGPNAIAKACAAFADRAELIQSLKIFQGVPAGDWFIARTGYTGEDGLEIMVPATEAPAFWQALVQAGVAPCGLGARDTLRLEAGMNLYGHEMDDTVSPLQAGMGWTIAWEPTDRQFIGRDIIETERAAGIKMKQVGLVLEGRGVMRDGMKVVVDGLGEGITTSGTFSPTIKTSIAMARVPAGTGSTAKVDIRGTLVEVKVVKMPFVRNGKKVYE, translated from the coding sequence ATGACCAACGCTCCGCAACGCACGCCCCTCTTCCAAAGCCACGTCGACTGTGGTGCCAAAATGGTCGATTTCGCTGGCTGGGAAATGCCTATCCATTATGGTTCACAGCTGAAAGAGCATGAAGCGGTACGTACTGACGCCGGCATGTTCGATGTTTCCCACATGACTGTGGTCGATGTAACAGGTAGTGGCGCAAAAACCTACCTGCAACGCCTGATTGCCAACGATGTCGCGAAGCTGGGCTTCGTCGGCAAGGCACTTTATTCCGGCATGTTGAATGAGCAAGGCGGTGTGATCGATGATCTGATCGTCTATCTGACTGCTTCGGGATATCGTGTGGTGGTCAATGCCGCCACGCGTGACAAGGATCTGGCCTGGATGGTCAAGCAAACTGCCGGTTTCGATGTCACACTGACTGAACGCCCCGAACTCGCCATGGTTGCCGTACAAGGCCCCAATGCCATTGCCAAGGCATGTGCAGCCTTTGCAGACAGGGCTGAGCTAATCCAGTCCCTGAAAATCTTCCAGGGTGTACCTGCAGGCGATTGGTTTATTGCCCGTACTGGTTACACCGGTGAAGATGGCCTGGAAATCATGGTGCCCGCAACTGAAGCCCCCGCTTTCTGGCAGGCATTGGTCCAAGCCGGCGTCGCCCCATGTGGCTTGGGGGCGCGCGACACCTTGCGCCTTGAAGCCGGCATGAACCTGTACGGCCATGAAATGGATGATACCGTTTCCCCATTACAGGCCGGGATGGGCTGGACCATTGCCTGGGAACCCACCGATCGTCAATTCATTGGCCGCGACATCATTGAAACCGAGCGGGCTGCCGGCATCAAAATGAAGCAGGTCGGACTGGTGCTGGAAGGCCGTGGTGTCATGCGTGACGGCATGAAAGTTGTGGTCGATGGCCTGGGCGAAGGCATCACCACCAGCGGCACCTTCTCTCCCACCATTAAAACCTCAATCGCCATGGCTCGCGTACCCGCAGGTACCGGCAGTACTGCCAAGGTGGACATCCGTGGCACGCTGGTAGAAGTCAAAGTTGTCAAGATGCCGTTCGTTCGCAACGGTAAAAAGGTTTACGAATAA
- a CDS encoding AI-2E family transporter, with protein sequence MNTASGRWTAPNLRFAAFAFAALIYMLAVYGGMLVPLFTGLLTFWWVESLSRALVGRLGSSGRAKWIAVSTIAILVVGLLTAVVTGAMFFFKPHGMLEELLQEMADAVDSSRAWLPAFIAKFLPPRSELLGEVGRLLREHAAMVGNIGLGALKVLGYALLGMLLGAMIAFADIVEYARLGPVANQLMTQMAAVRLAFARIISAQVKISVLNTTLTGLYLAVALPLMGVHLPFTKTMIVVTFVCGLLPVVGNLISNVVIFLLSLHHSFGAAIGALTYLIVIHKLEYFFNARIVGGEIKAKAWEILLVMLLMERVFGPVGVVAAPVFYAWFKDEWRRWDVPKFK encoded by the coding sequence ATGAATACTGCATCAGGCCGTTGGACGGCACCCAATCTGCGATTTGCTGCGTTTGCCTTTGCAGCGCTCATCTACATGCTGGCGGTGTACGGTGGCATGCTCGTCCCGTTATTTACCGGTTTGTTGACTTTCTGGTGGGTGGAATCGTTGTCCCGAGCCTTGGTTGGTCGTCTTGGTTCATCCGGTCGCGCCAAATGGATTGCTGTGTCGACCATTGCCATTCTGGTGGTGGGGTTGCTGACAGCGGTGGTGACGGGTGCTATGTTCTTCTTCAAGCCGCATGGCATGCTGGAGGAGCTGTTGCAGGAAATGGCCGATGCGGTTGATTCCAGCCGGGCCTGGTTGCCTGCATTCATTGCCAAATTCTTGCCACCGCGTAGTGAGCTGTTGGGTGAGGTGGGCCGACTGCTGCGGGAACACGCCGCCATGGTTGGCAATATTGGGTTGGGTGCGCTGAAAGTGTTGGGCTATGCTTTGCTGGGGATGCTGCTGGGAGCTATGATCGCATTTGCCGATATCGTTGAATATGCCCGTCTGGGGCCGGTGGCCAATCAGTTGATGACGCAGATGGCGGCGGTACGGTTGGCTTTTGCCCGTATTATCTCGGCACAGGTGAAAATCTCTGTCCTGAATACCACGCTGACCGGCCTGTATCTGGCGGTGGCGCTGCCTTTGATGGGCGTCCATCTACCATTTACCAAGACCATGATCGTTGTGACGTTTGTGTGTGGTTTGTTGCCGGTGGTGGGTAATTTGATCTCCAACGTAGTCATCTTTCTGCTGAGTTTGCATCATTCGTTTGGTGCGGCCATCGGAGCGCTGACCTATTTGATCGTAATTCACAAACTGGAATACTTCTTCAATGCCCGCATTGTTGGTGGTGAAATCAAGGCCAAAGCCTGGGAAATCCTGCTGGTCATGTTATTGATGGAGCGGGTGTTCGGGCCAGTGGGTGTGGTGGCGGCACCGGTGTTCTATGCTTGGTTCAAGGACGAATGGCGGCGTTGGGATGTGCCAAAATTCAAATAA
- the recJ gene encoding single-stranded-DNA-specific exonuclease RecJ → MSTIRTRPYQSTHVEQLVSSGLPPLFARLYAARGVSHPGDLETGLDKLIPFHQLKNVEAAASRLADAIAHRERLLIVADYDSDGATACAVAMRALNAMGATVDFIVPNRFEYGYGLTPEIVELAAQRQPDLLITVDNGIASVDGIQAAKTLGIDVLVTDHHLPGDTLPEALIVNPNQPDCPFPSKSLAGVGVIFYVMLALRAELRQRGAFGDGSGPNLGNLLDLVALGTVADVVKLDHNNRILVSQGLARMRAGRAVPGILSLFRIAGRQFAQASCFDLGFTLGPRLNAAGRLDDMSLGIACLLTDNVDHALALASELDRLNRERRNIESGMQEEALAILDGLNADDRYAISLYRNDWHQGVIGILASRVKDRFHRPTIVFAPGHEGEIKGSGRSIGPLHLRDALDLLSKRYPNLILKFGGHAAAAGLTIRECDFEHFKQAFDDVARSLLHADDLAREFLTDGELSAREFSLDIAANLNRHVWGQGFPQPAFHGEFHVANQRVVADRHLKLKLANQGQVLDAMLFNHATPLPERVRAVYRLSANEYNGNTTLQLILEHWETA, encoded by the coding sequence ATGAGCACGATTCGTACCCGCCCCTATCAATCCACCCATGTTGAACAGCTGGTCAGTAGTGGTTTGCCTCCACTGTTTGCACGCCTTTACGCTGCGCGCGGAGTCAGTCATCCAGGTGATTTGGAAACCGGCCTGGACAAACTGATTCCATTTCATCAACTGAAGAACGTTGAAGCCGCCGCCAGCCGACTGGCCGATGCCATTGCGCACCGTGAACGCCTGTTGATCGTTGCCGATTACGATTCAGACGGCGCCACGGCCTGTGCTGTCGCCATGCGTGCATTAAACGCCATGGGCGCTACAGTTGATTTCATCGTCCCCAACCGATTTGAATATGGTTATGGCCTGACGCCCGAAATTGTCGAATTGGCAGCCCAGCGACAACCCGACCTGCTGATCACCGTTGATAACGGCATTGCCAGCGTCGACGGCATCCAAGCTGCCAAGACACTTGGCATTGACGTACTGGTTACCGACCACCATTTACCGGGCGATACATTACCAGAGGCATTGATCGTCAACCCCAACCAGCCGGATTGTCCGTTCCCTAGCAAGAGTCTGGCTGGCGTCGGCGTCATTTTCTATGTCATGCTGGCCTTACGGGCCGAATTGCGCCAACGTGGCGCATTTGGCGATGGCAGTGGCCCCAATTTGGGCAATCTACTTGACTTGGTCGCACTTGGCACAGTGGCCGATGTTGTCAAACTCGACCACAACAACCGCATTCTGGTCAGTCAGGGGTTGGCGCGTATGCGTGCCGGCCGGGCCGTACCGGGCATTCTGAGCCTGTTTCGCATTGCTGGTCGCCAATTTGCCCAGGCCAGCTGTTTCGACTTGGGCTTTACCTTAGGCCCACGCCTGAATGCTGCCGGCCGGTTGGACGACATGTCACTGGGCATTGCCTGCCTGCTGACCGACAATGTGGACCATGCACTGGCATTGGCCAGCGAACTGGATCGACTGAACCGGGAGCGTCGCAACATCGAAAGCGGCATGCAGGAAGAAGCCCTAGCGATTCTGGATGGATTGAACGCCGATGACCGTTATGCAATCAGTTTGTACCGGAATGATTGGCATCAGGGCGTAATCGGCATTCTGGCCTCACGCGTCAAGGATCGTTTTCATCGGCCGACTATTGTATTTGCCCCTGGCCACGAGGGAGAGATCAAAGGCTCCGGACGCTCTATCGGCCCACTCCATTTGCGTGATGCACTGGATTTGCTCTCCAAGCGTTATCCAAATTTGATCCTGAAATTTGGCGGTCACGCTGCTGCAGCCGGGCTGACCATTCGTGAGTGTGACTTTGAACACTTCAAGCAGGCGTTTGATGACGTGGCACGCAGCCTGCTGCACGCCGACGATCTGGCGCGCGAATTCCTGACCGATGGCGAGCTGAGTGCTCGCGAATTCTCGCTGGATATTGCCGCCAATCTAAATCGCCACGTATGGGGACAAGGTTTTCCCCAACCCGCCTTTCATGGGGAATTCCATGTCGCCAATCAGCGCGTGGTTGCAGACAGACACCTTAAACTCAAGCTGGCCAACCAGGGCCAAGTGCTGGATGCCATGCTGTTCAATCACGCCACTCCTTTACCGGAACGGGTGCGGGCCGTCTATCGGCTCAGTGCCAATGAGTACAATGGCAATACGACGCTACAACTGATTTTGGAACACTGGGAAACGGCTTGA